Proteins encoded together in one Macrobrachium rosenbergii isolate ZJJX-2024 chromosome 45, ASM4041242v1, whole genome shotgun sequence window:
- the LOC136829933 gene encoding uncharacterized protein, translating into MSKVTTANKRYGVSDARFLRCQYIWIQQQSFITSELRESVFQCFVANRVRQTRDFSNVNQWKYISTDLNPADVASRGVGSVMSSDMTHWLEGPDFLNMPASECPAKMHPSTEPQVTEEDFMSLATTATLEEGSPFMSLITHFSRWERLKRAVAVFIAFLAFLRNKEQTINLRTTQIMQKRLKRQSFALYKDHLCKRGRESQENNHEEDKREHSLPKTSTIFRLDPVLIDGTLRVGGRLSKAAMDSDVKHPMLLPQHSHVTTLIVRDAHERLGHAGRNHTIAAIRERFWIVSINSAVRRQLHKCITCRKMRKPCQEQKMSDLPQDRLEPAPPFTFTGVDFFGPFIIKEGRRSSNFTASYSPVLSVAPFIWKLLTVSKQIPLFTAYNAS; encoded by the exons ATGTCTAAAGTTACCACAGCAAACAAAAGATACGGCGTTTCGGATGCACGTTTTCTCAGATGCCAGTACATCTGG ATTCAACAACAGTCCTTTATTACATCAGAGCTGAGAGAAAGCGTTTTCCAGTGTTTTGTGGCCAACAGAGTCCGTCAAACAAGAGACTTCAGCAACGTTAACCAGTGGAAGTACATTAGCACTGATTTGAACCCAGCAGACGTTGCATCACGTGGAGTAGGTTCTGTGATGTCGTCAGACATGACTCATTGGCTGGAGGGTCCGGATTTCTTGAATATGCCGGCTTCAGAATGCCCTGCAAAGATGCACCCCAGCACCGAACCGCAGGTTACAGAAGAGGACTTTATGTCTTTAGCTACTACTGCTACATTAGAAGAAGGCTCACCGTTTATGTCTTTAATCACCCATTTCTCCAGGTGGGAGAGACTGAAGAGAGCAGTAGCAGTATTCATAGCATTTTTGGCTTTCTTACGAAACAAAGAACAAACTATAAATTTAAGGACCACACAGATCATGCAAAAAAGGCTGAAAAGGCAATCGTTTGCTTTATACAAAGATCACCTTTGCAAACGAGGTCGAGAATCTCAAGAAAACAACCACGAAGAAGACAAGAGAGAACACTCACTACCAAAAACAAGTACGATATTCCGTCTCGACCCAGTGCTCATCGATGGAACTCTGCGAGTGGGAGGACGTCTCTCGAAAGCCGCAATGGACTCTGACGTGAAACATCCAATGCTACTGCCACAACATTCGCACGTCACGACTCTAATCGTACGAGATGCTCATGAGAGACTCGGCCATGCTGGTAGAAATCACACCATTGCAGCAATTAGAGAACGCTTTTGGATTGTTTCAATCAACTCTGCTGTCCGACGTCAACTCCACAAATGCATAACGTGCAGAAAAATGAGAAAGCCATGCCAAGAACAAAAAATGTCCGACTTACCTCAAGATCGTCTCGAGCCAGCTCCACCATTTACATTCACAGGCGTAGACTTCTTCGGGCCGTTCATTATAAAAGAGGGCCGCAGGAGCTCAAACTTTACGGCGTCATATTCACCTGTCTTGTCAGTCGCTCCATTCATCTGGAAGCTGCTAACAGTCTCGAAACAGATTCCTTTATTCACTGCCTACAACGCTTCATAG